In Paracoccus sp. TOH, a single window of DNA contains:
- a CDS encoding MupA/Atu3671 family FMN-dependent luciferase-like monooxygenase: MTQFSAILVGNESLLRHAAETLLARGHRIAAVVTRNPDLRDWAQGAGLAVEDQDAAMAAGAPAADWLFSVANLSILRPEMLARGRLGAINFHDGPLPRLAGLNAPVWAIIGGEAQHGITWHMIEGGVDEGDILAQTLFEIRPDDTALTLNARCFARGAESFADVVAQLEGAGPQRVSQDLASRSYVGRDTRPEAAGLIDFAQPAGRICALVRGLDHGGYWNPLAEAGVRLADGRVLAVSASAGTEPASAAPGTVLAHHGDVATIAAADAAIRLIFRGELPPVGAVIPALAADEAARLTDLAAQAAKHDGFWRGRLARMNPAVLPGEGSGVTQRVSLLPGAAPERIALAAALLARLAGQAEFDLALRPQGQPEAAGIVADWQPLAVEARSDRSLADLGQALAARIAEQAPRGFFMADLLHRAPELRDMATPDLALSLDARGPVRGAALTVTLTGDGAWLDHDPARVTPAQAQRLARALDAGLALPGSTALRDIPLMDAAEREALLVARNATQVDVPLACIHELIAAKAAEAPDAVALAFEDHSLTRGQLDRAANALAEKLVAMGVGPDQPVGLFAKRSPELVIGALAIWKAGGAYVPLDPDYPAERVELYLEDSAARVVLVQDGLTDRLPTRGVQVVTIPSDLPHGLVAAPVSAVAPENLAYLIYTSGSTGRPKGVMVEHRNVANFFAGMDAVIPHQQGDAWLAVTSLSFDISVLEIFWSLARGLRLVIAGEESRLAVSSTPTQLRREVAGGMDFSLFYWGNDDGPGPKKYQLLLEGARFADQNGFVAVYTPERHFHAFGGPYPNPAVSGAAVAAVTRNISVRAGSCVLPLHHPARVAEEWAVIDNLTSGRAGLAIASGWQPDDFVLRPENAPPNNKTALAQGIDQLRRLWRGEAVEFPRKDGSLFGVVTQPRPVQKELPLWMTVAGNPETWVEAGRLGMNVLTHLLGQSIDTVESRIKDYHAALREAGHDPARFTVTLMLHTCLAEDRETAREIAREPMKNYLKSAAALVKQYAWDFPAFRRPAGMTNPMAIDLGTLSEEELDGILEFAFLRYFEDSGLFGSIEDGIARVEQLKAIGVGEIACLIDYGIAPEQVMAGFPLLARLRAEVNPHGAEPEEGDFSIAAQIRRWKVTHLQCTPSMARILVSDPQVAAAMGGLKCVMVGGEALPPSLLAEIRAATRARVLNMYGPTETTIWSTVADLTDAAEVTLGRPIANTQLYVLDADGAPVPPGAPGELWIGGHGVARGYWRREDLTAAAFRPDPFVPADRGAPWGARMYRTGDLVRWREDGGLDYIGRADHQVKLRGFRIELGEIEAQLAAQPGVREAVALVREDAPGDKRLVAYVTGAGELCEKGLREALLAHLPAHMVPGRILRLEKMPLTPNRKIDRKHLPVPGAVAAAPAVAAVIETTTAVAANAPTEDLAQAVQALWSEVLGVEQIAPRDNFFALGGHSLLAIQLHRTMRDRLALPRLGVTDIFRFPVMADFLKHVASLAPANNVTPAVAGSAPVAPVRPEPEPEGAGDDAMARRRALRAQLRGGR; encoded by the coding sequence ATGACGCAATTTTCCGCGATTCTGGTGGGTAACGAATCTCTCTTGCGCCACGCGGCCGAGACGCTGCTGGCGCGCGGGCACCGCATCGCTGCGGTGGTGACGCGCAATCCCGATTTGCGCGACTGGGCGCAGGGCGCCGGTCTGGCGGTCGAGGATCAGGACGCGGCGATGGCCGCCGGGGCGCCGGCGGCGGACTGGCTGTTCAGCGTCGCCAACCTGTCGATCCTGCGCCCCGAGATGCTGGCGCGCGGCCGGCTGGGCGCGATCAACTTCCATGACGGGCCGCTGCCGCGGCTGGCGGGGCTGAATGCCCCGGTCTGGGCGATCATCGGCGGCGAGGCGCAGCACGGCATCACCTGGCACATGATCGAAGGCGGCGTGGACGAGGGCGATATCCTGGCCCAGACCCTGTTCGAGATCCGTCCCGACGACACCGCCCTGACGCTGAACGCCCGCTGCTTCGCGCGCGGGGCCGAGAGCTTTGCCGATGTGGTGGCGCAGCTCGAGGGGGCCGGCCCGCAGCGGGTCAGCCAGGATCTGGCGAGCCGCAGCTATGTCGGCCGCGACACGCGCCCCGAGGCGGCAGGCCTGATCGACTTTGCCCAGCCGGCCGGGCGCATCTGCGCGCTGGTGCGCGGGCTCGACCATGGCGGCTACTGGAACCCGCTGGCCGAGGCCGGGGTGCGGCTGGCCGATGGCCGGGTGCTGGCGGTCTCCGCCTCGGCCGGGACCGAGCCGGCCAGTGCGGCGCCCGGCACCGTGCTGGCCCATCACGGCGATGTCGCGACCATTGCCGCCGCGGATGCGGCGATCCGGCTGATCTTCCGCGGCGAATTGCCGCCGGTCGGCGCGGTGATCCCGGCGCTGGCCGCCGATGAGGCCGCGCGGCTGACCGATCTCGCCGCGCAGGCCGCCAAGCATGACGGCTTCTGGCGGGGCCGGCTGGCGCGGATGAACCCGGCGGTGCTGCCGGGCGAGGGTTCGGGCGTGACGCAGCGCGTGTCGTTGCTGCCCGGCGCCGCGCCCGAGCGGATCGCGCTGGCCGCGGCGCTGCTGGCGCGTCTGGCCGGGCAGGCCGAATTCGACCTGGCGCTGCGACCGCAGGGCCAGCCCGAGGCGGCGGGGATCGTCGCCGACTGGCAGCCGCTGGCGGTCGAGGCTCGCAGCGACCGCAGCCTGGCCGATCTGGGGCAGGCGCTGGCGGCGCGGATCGCCGAACAGGCGCCGCGCGGCTTCTTCATGGCCGACCTGCTGCATCGCGCCCCCGAGCTGCGCGACATGGCCACGCCGGATCTGGCGCTCAGCCTCGATGCCCGCGGCCCGGTCCGCGGCGCGGCGCTGACCGTGACCCTGACCGGGGACGGCGCCTGGCTGGACCATGACCCGGCCCGCGTGACGCCGGCGCAGGCGCAGCGGCTGGCCCGGGCGCTGGATGCGGGCCTGGCGCTGCCCGGCAGCACGGCGTTGCGCGACATCCCGCTGATGGACGCGGCCGAGCGCGAGGCGCTGCTGGTTGCTCGCAACGCTACCCAGGTGGACGTGCCTCTGGCCTGCATTCACGAGCTGATCGCGGCAAAGGCCGCCGAGGCCCCGGATGCGGTGGCGCTGGCCTTCGAGGATCACAGCCTGACCCGCGGCCAGCTGGACCGCGCCGCCAATGCGCTGGCCGAAAAGCTGGTGGCGATGGGCGTCGGCCCGGACCAGCCGGTGGGTCTGTTCGCGAAACGCTCGCCCGAGCTGGTGATCGGCGCGCTGGCGATCTGGAAGGCGGGCGGCGCCTATGTGCCGCTGGACCCCGATTATCCCGCCGAACGCGTCGAGCTTTACCTCGAGGATTCGGCGGCCCGGGTGGTGCTGGTCCAGGACGGTTTGACCGACCGGCTGCCGACGCGCGGTGTACAGGTTGTGACCATCCCGTCCGACCTGCCGCACGGTCTGGTCGCGGCGCCGGTCTCGGCCGTGGCGCCGGAAAACCTGGCCTATCTGATCTACACCTCGGGCTCGACCGGCCGCCCCAAAGGGGTGATGGTCGAGCATCGCAACGTCGCCAATTTCTTCGCCGGCATGGACGCGGTGATCCCGCATCAGCAGGGCGATGCCTGGCTGGCGGTGACCAGCCTGTCCTTCGACATCTCGGTGCTGGAGATCTTCTGGTCGCTGGCGCGCGGATTGCGGCTGGTGATCGCGGGCGAGGAATCGCGGCTGGCGGTTTCCTCGACCCCGACCCAGCTGCGGCGCGAGGTCGCGGGCGGCATGGATTTCAGCCTGTTCTACTGGGGCAATGACGACGGCCCCGGCCCGAAGAAATACCAGCTTCTGCTGGAGGGCGCGCGGTTTGCCGACCAGAATGGCTTCGTCGCCGTCTATACGCCGGAACGGCATTTCCACGCTTTCGGCGGCCCCTATCCGAACCCGGCGGTGTCCGGCGCGGCGGTGGCGGCGGTGACCAGGAACATCTCGGTCCGCGCCGGCAGCTGCGTGCTGCCCTTGCACCACCCGGCCCGGGTGGCCGAGGAATGGGCGGTGATCGACAACCTGACCTCCGGCCGGGCGGGGCTGGCCATCGCCTCGGGCTGGCAGCCGGACGATTTCGTGCTGCGCCCGGAAAACGCGCCGCCGAACAACAAGACCGCGCTGGCCCAGGGCATCGACCAACTGCGCCGGCTGTGGCGGGGCGAGGCGGTCGAGTTCCCGCGCAAGGACGGCAGCCTGTTCGGCGTGGTGACGCAGCCGCGGCCGGTGCAGAAGGAACTGCCGCTGTGGATGACCGTCGCCGGCAACCCGGAAACCTGGGTCGAGGCCGGGCGGCTGGGCATGAACGTGCTGACCCACCTGCTGGGGCAAAGCATCGACACGGTGGAAAGCCGCATCAAGGACTATCACGCCGCGCTGCGCGAGGCCGGCCATGACCCGGCGCGCTTCACCGTCACGCTGATGCTGCACACCTGCCTGGCCGAGGATCGCGAGACGGCGCGCGAGATCGCCCGCGAGCCGATGAAGAACTACCTGAAAAGCGCCGCGGCGCTGGTCAAGCAATATGCCTGGGATTTCCCGGCTTTCCGCCGTCCGGCGGGCATGACCAATCCGATGGCCATCGACCTGGGCACGCTCTCCGAGGAGGAGCTGGACGGCATCCTGGAATTCGCCTTCCTGCGCTATTTCGAGGATTCGGGCCTGTTCGGGTCCATCGAGGACGGGATCGCGCGGGTCGAACAGCTCAAGGCCATCGGCGTGGGCGAGATCGCCTGCCTGATCGACTATGGCATCGCGCCCGAGCAGGTCATGGCCGGCTTCCCGCTGCTGGCGCGGCTGCGGGCCGAGGTGAACCCGCATGGCGCCGAGCCCGAGGAGGGCGATTTCTCGATCGCGGCGCAGATCCGGCGCTGGAAGGTGACGCATCTGCAATGCACGCCCAGCATGGCGCGCATCCTGGTCTCGGACCCGCAGGTCGCGGCGGCGATGGGCGGGCTGAAATGCGTGATGGTGGGGGGTGAGGCGCTGCCGCCCTCGCTGCTGGCCGAGATCAGGGCGGCGACGCGGGCGCGGGTGCTGAACATGTATGGCCCGACCGAGACGACGATCTGGTCCACGGTAGCCGACCTGACCGATGCGGCCGAGGTGACGCTGGGCCGGCCGATCGCCAATACCCAGCTTTACGTGCTGGATGCGGACGGGGCACCGGTGCCCCCCGGCGCGCCGGGCGAGCTGTGGATCGGCGGCCATGGCGTCGCCCGTGGTTATTGGCGGCGCGAGGATCTGACCGCGGCGGCCTTCCGGCCCGATCCCTTCGTGCCCGCGGATCGCGGCGCGCCTTGGGGCGCGCGCATGTATCGCACCGGCGATCTGGTACGCTGGCGCGAGGATGGCGGGCTGGACTATATCGGTCGCGCCGACCACCAGGTGAAGCTGCGCGGCTTCCGCATCGAACTGGGCGAGATCGAGGCGCAGCTGGCCGCCCAGCCCGGCGTGCGCGAGGCGGTGGCGCTGGTGCGCGAGGATGCGCCCGGCGACAAGCGGCTGGTGGCCTATGTCACCGGCGCGGGCGAGCTGTGCGAAAAGGGGCTGCGCGAGGCGCTGCTGGCGCATCTGCCGGCGCATATGGTGCCGGGCCGGATCCTGCGGCTGGAGAAGATGCCGCTGACCCCGAACCGCAAGATCGACCGCAAGCATCTGCCGGTGCCGGGGGCCGTCGCCGCTGCTCCGGCGGTGGCGGCGGTCATCGAGACCACCACCGCTGTCGCCGCCAACGCCCCGACCGAGGATCTGGCGCAGGCGGTGCAGGCGCTGTGGTCCGAGGTGCTGGGCGTCGAGCAGATCGCGCCGCGCGACAACTTCTTCGCTTTGGGCGGGCATTCGCTGCTGGCGATCCAGTTGCACCGGACCATGCGCGACCGGCTGGCGCTGCCGCGGCTGGGGGTGACGGATATCTTCCGCTTCCCGGTCATGGCGGATTTCCTCAAGCATGTCGCCTCGCTGGCGCCGGCGAACAATGTCACTCCGGCGGTGGCGGGGTCGGCGCCGGTGGCGCCTGTGCGCCCCGAGCCCGAACCGGAGGGCGCCGGCGATGATGCCATGGCCCGGCGCCGGGCCTTGCGGGCGCAATTGCGTGGCGGGCGGTGA
- a CDS encoding glycosyltransferase family 2 protein, with product MTRNPTPPSVHVIVLNWRTPEMSLQAAEAALREMEGLDGGLTLVDNDSGDGSYQAMQDAVRARGWPADRVAVVQSGWNGGFGAGNNHGIRQGLPNGRRADLVYLLNSDAIPQPGSIRALVDYLGAHPRAGIACSRLRGTDDVGHSTAFRFPTALGEFESECRTGPISRLLRRKVVALPQPETSGRVDWSAGASMMIRMDVLDRIGLFDEGFFLYYEETDLCRRAALAGWQTHYVVESLVLHIGSVSTGMKEWKRAPDYWYDSRRRYFEKHHGRLGALWATVAHLGGAGVFRLRCLLSGRKPDGPPGHLAHLTRHAFRPQPKPVHVEKGKP from the coding sequence ATGACCCGGAACCCGACCCCGCCCAGCGTGCATGTCATCGTGCTCAACTGGCGCACGCCAGAGATGTCCTTGCAGGCCGCCGAGGCCGCATTGCGCGAAATGGAGGGCCTCGACGGCGGGTTGACCCTTGTGGACAACGATTCCGGCGACGGCAGCTACCAGGCGATGCAGGACGCGGTGCGGGCGCGCGGCTGGCCCGCGGACCGGGTCGCCGTGGTGCAATCGGGCTGGAACGGCGGTTTCGGGGCCGGCAACAACCACGGCATCCGCCAGGGCCTGCCGAACGGACGCCGCGCCGATCTGGTCTATCTGCTGAATTCCGACGCGATCCCGCAGCCCGGCTCGATCCGGGCGCTGGTCGATTATCTGGGCGCGCATCCGCGGGCCGGGATCGCCTGCTCGCGCCTGCGCGGCACCGACGACGTGGGGCACAGCACCGCCTTCCGCTTTCCCACCGCGCTTGGCGAGTTCGAATCGGAATGCCGCACCGGCCCGATCTCGCGCCTGCTGCGGCGCAAGGTGGTGGCGCTGCCGCAGCCCGAGACATCGGGTCGCGTGGACTGGTCGGCCGGGGCGTCGATGATGATCCGCATGGATGTGCTGGATCGAATCGGTCTCTTCGACGAGGGCTTCTTCCTTTACTACGAGGAGACCGACCTGTGCCGCCGCGCCGCGCTGGCGGGCTGGCAGACCCATTACGTCGTCGAAAGCCTGGTGCTGCATATCGGTTCGGTCAGCACCGGCATGAAGGAATGGAAGCGCGCGCCGGATTACTGGTACGATTCCCGGCGCCGCTATTTCGAGAAACATCATGGGCGTCTGGGCGCGCTTTGGGCCACGGTCGCGCATCTGGGGGGCGCGGGCGTGTTCCGCCTGCGCTGCCTTCTGTCGGGGCGCAAGCCGGATGGGCCGCCCGGCCATCTGGCGCATTTGACGCGCCACGCCTTCCGTCCACAACCAAAGCCCGTTCATGTTGAAAAGGGTAAGCCATGA